In a genomic window of Rhinolophus ferrumequinum isolate MPI-CBG mRhiFer1 chromosome 2, mRhiFer1_v1.p, whole genome shotgun sequence:
- the DTX3L gene encoding E3 ubiquitin-protein ligase DTX3L, giving the protein MASNRRSPSPLLVRVSETDLQQPLHRKLERYLQSRRSGGGECTVRPLGPGAPGTFVVEFVERAAKEGVLKKEKHQIVVKDKPVPIFLEPTENPIEKNRRPRMSSLTQSHEGVRSDEKHPPEEHIPNAVDSCGQKIFLAVTADLNCNLFSKEQREYITTLCPNVKKMEGYNGIEKVCGDFEDIEKIHGFLSEQLLKSERKHESSLLATEREPIHQQGQNSCVSPSDRKTRSQGKSNHYKVSLPLFEYFTYFYPENVDLVEKRLGIKIKRQESSNMVSIDFTSSQSGDIRVAQESFISEIQKTIGTLKLECIVLADSKQANKIKQKLSHKFPKVLIKENRSQLNLIGTQDDISAAKYFLDLQICESFVGAPVEILPARGITNEIEVDTARYTLLEAELVQDILAIEEKYNTQNKVLGRNQKTHILFEPRCKELDLSVHACASFIDAYQHLSCQLMTEVLSLKPLGKARKQLYGTKFNDDFKKRHPYVHFMINQESVILTGLPNHLAKAKQYIFKKEGMSHLAGEKWNEDHETPMDIDSNDSETASRAFEHTAGSEASGVGKEEDRCVICMEPITDEIVLSKCKHKFCGPCITEAMTYKPVCPICQTSYGVQKGNQPEGTMNVTYITRSLPGYESCGTIVINYDMKGGIQTEKHPNPGEKYFGIQRTAFLPDNEEGGEVLRLLRRAFQQKLIFTVGDSRVSGASNVITWNDIHHKTSQRGGPDRYGYPDPNYLKRVKQELKDKGIE; this is encoded by the exons CTAAGGAGGGAGTgttgaaaaaggaaaagcaccAAATTGTGGTTAAGGACAAACCTGTGCCTATCTTCCTGGAACCCACCGAAAATCCAATAGAGAAAAATAGGAGACCCAGAATGTCTTCGCTCACACAGTCACATGAAGGGGTGAGGTCTGATGAGAAGCATCCACCTGAAGAACATATTCCTAATGCTGTGGATTCCTGTGGCCAAAAG atctTTCTTGCTGTCACAGCTGACCTGAACTGTAACCTGTTCTCTAAAGAGCAGAGGGAATACATAACCACTCTCTGCCCCAATGTCAAAAAAATGGAGGGCTACAATGGAATCGAGAAGGTGTGTGGTGACTTTGAAGATATTGAAAAAATACATGGGTTCTTGAGTGAGCAACTCCTAAAAAGTGAGCGGAAACATGAATCTTCCCTTTTGGCAACAGAGAGGGAGCCAATCCATCAGCAGGGCCAGAACAGCTGTGTTTCTCCCTCTGACCGAAAAACCAGGTCACAAGGAAAAAGCAACCATTATAAAGTTTCCTTGCCTTTGTTTGAATACTTCACATATTTCTACCCTGAGAACGTGGACTTGGTGGAGAAAAGActtggtataaaaataaaaaggcaggaaAGTTCAAATATGGTCTCTATAGACTTTACCTCAAGTCAATCAGGTGACATCAGAGTAGCTCAAGAATCTTTTATCAGTGAAATTCAGAAGACCATAGGAACCCTGAAGCTGGAATGTATTGTTTTAGCAGACAGTAAGCAGgcaaataaaatcaaacagaaattgAGTCACAAGTTCCCAAAGGTCTTAATAAAAGAGAATAGAAGTCAATTAAATCTCATTGGGACTCAAGATGACATTTCAGCCGCCAAGTATTTTCTTGACCTCCAAATCTGTGAAAGTTTTGTCGGGGCACCTGTGGAAATACTGCCTGCCAGGGGTATAACGAATGAAATTGAGGTTGACACTGCTCGCTATACGCTTTTAGAAGCTGAATTAGTCCAGGACATATTGGCGATAGAAGAAAAGTACAACACTCAAAATAAGGTTTTGGGGAGAAATCAGAAAACCCACATCCTGTTTGAACCCAGGTGCAAGGAGTTGGATCTGTCTGTGCATGCTTGTGCAAGTTTCATCGATGCCTATCAACATCTCTCATGTCAGCTGATGACAGAAGTTCTCTCACTGAAACCTTTGGGCAAGGCGAGAAAGCAGTTATATGGGACCAAGTTCAATGATGACTTTAAAAAAAGGCATCCATATGTACACTTTATGATAAATCAAGAGTCAGTGATTTTGACTGGGTTGCCAAATCACCTTGCAAAGGCAAAGCagtatatctttaaaaaagagGGAATGTCCCATTTAGCAGGAGAGAAATGGAATGAGGATCACGAAACACCCATGGACATTGATAGTAATGATTCAGAAACAGCTTCACGAGCGTTCGAGCACACTGCCGGTTCTGAGGCATCGGGAGTGGGCAAGGAAGAGGACCGGTGTGTCATCTGTATGGAGCCCATTACAGACGAAATTGTGCTATCAAAGTGCAAGCACAAATTCTGCGGCCCTTGTATCACGGAAGCCATGACGTATAAGCCAGTCTGTCCTATATGCCAGACTTCCTACGGTGTCCAGAAAGGGAATCAGCCAGAGGGAACCATGAATGTCACTTACATAACCAGGTCACTTCCAGGTTACGAAAGCTGTGGCACCATCGTGATTAATTATGATATGAAAGGAGGCATACAAACA GAAAAGCACCCAAATCCAGGAGAGAAATACTTTGGAATACAGCGAACTGCCTTCTTGCCTGATaatgaggaaggaggggaggttTTGAGATTACTTCGTAGGGCCTTTCAACAAAAGCTGATTTTCACAGTGGGAGACTCTCGAGTTTCAGGAGCGTCAAATGTCATTACATGGAATGATATCCATCACAAAACGAGCCAACGTGGGGGACCAGATAG GTATGGCTACCCTGATCCCAATTATCTGAAACGTGTCAAACAGGAGCTGAAAGATAAAGGAATTGAGTAA